In Acidimicrobiales bacterium, the sequence GAGGCGGCGGCGGGAATCGAACCCGCGTACAGGGCTTTGCAGGCCCTTGCCTGAACCACTCGGCCACGCCGCCTTGACGGAGGGCCACCCTAGTGGGCCGCTCCGGATGGTCCGCTCCGAGTGGTCGGCTACAGCAGGTAGCCGACGATCAACACGATGATGAACGCCGCCAGGATGGCGGCGGCCACGGCGAACGCGGGGTTGAAGCCCGGGCCGCCGGGCCTCGCGGGGCCGCCGGTGCGGCGGGTGGTGACAGTGCGCCGTCCGGCACGCCTGGGCCGTCGGACCCTGCGCTCCTCGACGACCTGTTCTTCGCTGAAGTGGGGATCGTCCATGACCGACGGTAGCCCGTCCCCGCTATCGACGGGGCCCGCAGGCTCAGTCGATCGGGAGGCGGGCCATGAGGTCGGCCTTCTTCTCCTCGAACTCCTCGAAGGTGATCTCCTCGGCGTCGAGCTGCTTGTGGATGTGCTCGATCAGCTCGAGCAGCGCCGTCGCCGACAGCTCACCACCGCGGTCGACGACCTCGGGGGTGGTCTCGTCGTCGTCGGTGGGCTCAACCTCGCCTGACTGGCGCCGCTCGCGCTTCAGTGCCGCCTTGGCCTTCTTGGCCCGGTCTCGCTGCAGCTTCTCGAAGCTCGTTCGCTGTGCAGCCATGTGCGTCTCCTTCCGATGGGACGTTCCGTCGCTGTCGTCCGGCCGGGGCCCCGACCGGAGGCCACACATGAAAGAGCCGCCGGCACTGGGTGCCGGCGGCTCCGTCGGGTGGTGCAGCGATCAGATGACGCGGACGTTCTGGGCCTCTTCGCCCTTGCGGCCGGGGGCCACGTCGAACTCGACCTGCTGACCCTCGTCGAGCGACTTGTAGCCGCTGCCCTGGATGTTGGAGTAGTGGACGAATACATCGTCGCCCTGCTCACGTGAGATGAAGCCGAAGCCCTTCTCTGCGTTGAAGAACTTGACGGTTCCGGTAGCCATTGCTTTTCTCTTCTCTTCACTGCGAGTGAATCCGAGTGATCCACTCGTCAGACACCACTCTAGGGGGGAACGACCGCGCGCGACGAGCGCGGGCTGACCAGACCGCCGCCGCGCCCCCCGTCAGCCCACCACCCGGCCGCGGTCGAGGACCACGACCCGGTCGGCCCGGGCCAGCACGTGAGGGCGGTGGCTGACCACGAGGGCGCTGCGCAGGCCGCCCCCGAGGAGCCGGTCCCACAACCTTCCCTCGGTCTCGATGTCGAGGGCGCTCGACAGGTCGTCGACCACCAGCAGCTCGCTGCGGCGCACCAGTGCCCGGGCGGCGCCCGCCCGCTGCACCTGACCGCCG encodes:
- a CDS encoding cold-shock protein gives rise to the protein MATGTVKFFNAEKGFGFISREQGDDVFVHYSNIQGSGYKSLDEGQQVEFDVAPGRKGEEAQNVRVI